The following proteins come from a genomic window of Paucimonas lemoignei:
- the fimC_1 gene encoding pili assembly chaperone: pili assembly chaperone, with protein MFLFFSRCAALLALLFSLGAQAGIIINTTRVIYPAQDKEVSFGVHNTGTGEILVQSWLEPNAEHTDADNLPFVITPALARLPGEGRQLLRVIYAGSDMPLDRESVMWLNVQEIPQAVAENALQVAIRQRIKLFFRPQGLAGEPGDAPEQLRWTLAGRKTVQVDNPGPYHVSMVRILGQQGTTQLLEQDSQMLAPGQSFRFALTSPVDNAALTLSFISINDFGGQVAYHATVQADATARAVKTLPR; from the coding sequence ATGTTTTTGTTTTTCTCTCGTTGCGCGGCGTTGCTGGCTTTATTGTTCAGCCTGGGCGCGCAGGCGGGCATTATTATCAATACGACCCGGGTCATTTATCCGGCCCAGGACAAGGAAGTCAGTTTCGGCGTACATAACACCGGAACGGGAGAGATCCTTGTACAAAGCTGGCTGGAACCTAACGCAGAACATACTGATGCCGATAACTTGCCCTTTGTCATCACCCCGGCACTGGCACGTTTACCAGGCGAAGGGCGGCAACTATTGCGCGTCATATATGCCGGTTCAGATATGCCACTTGATCGTGAATCGGTGATGTGGCTAAACGTTCAGGAAATCCCCCAGGCGGTTGCGGAAAACGCCCTGCAAGTTGCCATTCGGCAGCGCATCAAACTGTTTTTTCGACCTCAGGGGCTGGCGGGTGAACCCGGCGATGCTCCCGAACAGTTGCGTTGGACATTGGCTGGGCGCAAGACAGTGCAAGTCGATAATCCAGGCCCCTATCACGTGTCGATGGTTCGCATCCTTGGCCAACAAGGCACTACGCAACTGCTGGAACAGGACAGCCAAATGCTTGCACCGGGGCAGAGCTTCAGGTTTGCACTGACCTCACCGGTGGATAACGCCGCGCTGACACTGAGCTTTATCAGCATCAACGATTTTGGCGGCCAGGTCGCTTACCACGCCACCGTGCAAGCCGACGCCACTGCCAGGGCGGTCAAGACGCTGCCGCGCTAG